Proteins co-encoded in one Clostridiales bacterium genomic window:
- the galE gene encoding UDP-glucose 4-epimerase GalE yields the protein MRICVTGGAGYIGSITARHLIDSGHDVVVLDSLVRGRAEAVDPRARFVRGDIGDITALDDALPGCDAVMHLAGLIEVAESQREPGAYFDVNTARPVLMLEAMRRHTIPAIVFSSTAAVYGEPESVPIIEDAPTRPINTYGATKLMFEQMLDAYGTAHGIRSVRFRYFNVAGAWPDASLGEAHDPETHIIPRILQAMGSGQREFEVFGDDYSTPDGTCVRDYIHVCDLAEAHRLGLEHLHAGGDGGVFNLGNGQGYSNLEVVRACAEVTGVDIEVRTGPRRAGDPAVLVASADRARAELGWIPARGELHTMIADAWRWHSVSPQR from the coding sequence ATGAGGATCTGTGTCACTGGGGGCGCAGGCTACATCGGTTCGATCACCGCGCGTCACCTGATCGACTCCGGGCACGATGTCGTGGTGCTCGACTCACTGGTGCGTGGGCGCGCCGAGGCGGTCGACCCGCGCGCGCGATTCGTGCGTGGCGACATCGGCGACATTACCGCTCTCGACGACGCGCTACCCGGTTGCGACGCCGTGATGCACCTCGCGGGTCTCATCGAGGTTGCCGAGTCGCAGCGCGAGCCGGGTGCGTACTTCGACGTCAACACCGCTCGGCCGGTGCTCATGCTCGAAGCGATGAGACGCCACACCATCCCCGCCATTGTGTTTAGCTCCACAGCGGCGGTCTACGGCGAGCCCGAGAGCGTTCCCATCATCGAGGACGCCCCCACTCGGCCAATCAACACCTACGGCGCCACTAAGCTCATGTTCGAGCAGATGCTTGACGCCTACGGAACCGCTCACGGAATCAGGTCTGTCCGCTTCCGGTACTTCAACGTCGCGGGCGCGTGGCCGGACGCCTCTCTCGGCGAGGCCCACGATCCTGAGACCCACATCATTCCGCGCATCTTGCAGGCCATGGGAAGCGGGCAACGCGAGTTCGAGGTATTTGGCGACGATTACTCCACGCCCGATGGCACGTGCGTCCGCGATTACATCCACGTGTGCGATCTTGCCGAGGCGCACCGTCTTGGCCTCGAACACCTTCACGCCGGCGGTGATGGTGGCGTCTTCAACCTCGGCAACGGACAGGGCTACTCCAACCTCGAGGTGGTTCGCGCCTGCGCCGAGGTCACCGGAGTCGACATTGAAGTACGCACCGGGCCGAGGAGAGCGGGTGACCCGGCCGTGCTTGTCGCCTCGGCGGATCGTGCGCGTGCGGAACTCGGCTGGATACCGGCGCGCGGCGAGCTGCATACCATGATCGCCGACGCATGGCGGTGGCACAGCGTTAGCCCACAGCGTTAG